A segment of the Ipomoea triloba cultivar NCNSP0323 chromosome 1, ASM357664v1 genome:
tgtatataatagttttagatataaatatatgaaaactgatataaataaagaattgatTAGCTAGCTAAGTTGGTTGGAGCATGTTTTAACATAAGGAAGAGCGATAGTTTAAATCTTGAAGGCAGTTCATCATcaaagatatatatttatatatatatatatatatatataaaacctttttaaaaattaataatgagatgtgtaatttataatgtgttttctatttgaattattttaacaaaTCAATTATGTTTCGTATATTgctattaatatttgtataaagttttgatatgttttattttttaatactaccgattctattacaatacaatatatgttcattactattttctcaacctattgaagcacaaacaACCTCGCATATAAAGGAGCAACCTGAACAGTGAACAATACTGAcacaatgcagtatatgttcataactattttctcaacctattaaagcttGAAGCGCTCGAACCCCCAAACTcccatatgagagtgcaattTTGTGCCACTAGAGCACAAGCTCTTGCCACCCCTTTTACTTCTAAAACTTGAAAGCAATGAGAATAGTTATGATTGATAGactcaaaaattaataattcaataGATCAAGTGAAATAAAGTTATTACAAATAAGGTCGACCTTTATTATCTTAAAGTTAATGAAAATGAATGTAATATTGACAAATTGcttttaattaaattgaatgtTTCTAGTTATCTAGATTTTAGTCTAGTTAAAATATAAGACgatttttaaattcataattaaatttcttatcTTTTACCTTACTGACTTAAATTAATTGAGGTATTTATAAATCTTTAGTCTATATCGCCGCCTTTGGGTAATTGGATGCAAACCCACTTCAATGATGAGAGAAAACTATAATCATTATTCTAAGAGCATCTACACTTGTgatttttgttgaattttttgtaGAGAAAAAACTAGCTTGGCAAGAAAAAAACTAATGGGGCAGCTAATTTTTGGAGAAACTTTTCTCTTGCAAATACATGAATTTTgcaagagaaagaagaagaaaaaaggaagCACTTTTCACGTGTTTGGAGCACACCTCAAGCCCCAGTTGGCATATGTTTTCCACGTTCCCGTTAGGGCgcgtcagagtggccgccagtgCCGagtggcggccactctgactgaaacatcatcttttctattttgttttcattgtcagaagcttttttattttctatttcttttttacttcCATTTTTGTCTCTCTcctatatataacaaaaaaaaaaaattatatgtaacaaacttattttttgagttctattgactctgttaaaattatatgtaataaaCTTGATCGATAAAAATTTGACAATTTGACCAACTTATTAATTATACGGTGACAatctaagggtgcgtttggttcgcatatgggaatcagaatcggaatgggtatcaaatacttggtaatggtaatgggttttggtgaaagtatgtggcatgtttggtagttgggtggaatgggaataattattaatagttgtggaagaaatgaggaagggagatgaaacccttatttaataagggtatgagttttctcaaatgggtattccaaactcatagtagcattcacaaaacctatcaaccagaCACAAGCAATCACTCTCATACCCATTctttatgcctaaacccaccaaccaaacacaccctaaattagttttttgaacGAAGGGGGAAGGGGGGGGGCAAAAGTGGAGTTTATCAGACCTACAGGGTCTATTGACAAATtcgaaaagaaaagagaaaaaacatGGCAAATGTCTGGAACATAGTAGAATTCGCCTTTCCTTTTGTGCCCTTCGCGATTTGCCGAACCCGAATACAATTTTCAATTCACCCGGCTCTTCCAAATCTTTCAAGAGTCCAAATCTGTAAGTATCGCCAAAATCTACAGCTTCACAACATCGCCACTGCCTCGTTGGATTACATTTCACCCACACGTTTCTCAGTTTTCATGCTTTCAGGCTGAGGATTTTTGGTCAGATTTGATCAATTGTGAGGTACAGTGCATGTGAATCTTGTTGTAGTAGTGAAATCTTGAAGTGAGTATTGCTTATTTTGGTTGGATATTCACCTTACATTCTTTGCGCTGAATATAGTGTTCCTGATTATTGATTCTTCTGGTAGTGGTGTTTGTATTCCCTTGCTTGATTAGATACTTGTTTGGATTGATCTATTGTAGATCCCTAAACAAAATTTAGGACAAAAGGATATATAGCAGTTATAAGTGCACTGGTTCAAGTTTTTGAGATTGAAAGGGGTGTAAGGGTTCCTTTCCAATGGGGAAACCACTGTTTTATGAGATATTGGAGAAACCAGCTACAAGTTGTGTAATAGCAATATGTAGTGCAATTTGGTTTTACATACAGAAGAAAAACATTGGGTATTCTCATGTGGGGTTGAGTTATGAGACTGCATTGGAAGGGCATCATTGGAGGATAATAACTTCTGCTTTTTCACACATAAGTGTGATCCATCTTGTTTTCAATATGAGTGCACTTTGGAGCTTGGGAGTTGTTGAGAAGTTAGGGCACATAGGTCTTGGTGTGCAGTATTACCTACATTATACTCTGGTCTTGGTCATTCTGTCTGGTATGCTCGTCTTGGGAATGTATCATGTTTTGATTCAGAGGTTTAAGCTCGAATATTTTCGAAGAGTGACTGCCGTGGGGTATTCTTGTGTGGTGTTTGGGTGGATGACAATTCTGTCAGTGAAGCAGCCGTCGTCAAAGTTGGATCTTTTTGGGTTTCTTTCGCTCCCCATAAGTTTTGCACCGTTCGAGTCGCTCATATTTACCTCTATCATTGTTCCTCAAGCGAGTTTTCTTGGGCACTTATCAGGAATCGTTATTGGTTATGCAATTGCCTGGGGGTTGATTCATGGAATGAACAATTATTGGGCGATTTCAATGCTTGGATGGATAGCTGTCGTGTTTACTTTCAGTTTGAAGAAATCTGGGACATTCGATTTCAGCTTTCTCGAGGTTGAAACCATCACAGATTCTTCCTTGCCTTCAGTGAGGTTCCTTGCTGCTGGAAATGGGAGAACTTTACAAATGGCTTCATTACCCGATGCTGGCCCGAACCTTGTATAGCCCCTCGATTTTTGTCTAGTGCTGAACATAGTTGAGAATTGCATTGTATATGGGTATTATGTACTTGGAAAAGTTGCATCATGAACTATGATTCCTCTCATATCATCAAGCATTCAGGAGTGGCATCATGAACTATGTTTCTCTGCCATGCTATGGTTTTTGCTGGTAGCAAATCTAAGAGCAATTGTTTATTTACACCCCAGATTCAATCTGTTTAGGAATGTGATTATGGGACTAGCATTTGCAAATCTATAGATGTTTCCTTTGAAGTTTGAATATCTGTT
Coding sequences within it:
- the LOC116022531 gene encoding RHOMBOID-like protein 13 produces the protein MGKPLFYEILEKPATSCVIAICSAIWFYIQKKNIGYSHVGLSYETALEGHHWRIITSAFSHISVIHLVFNMSALWSLGVVEKLGHIGLGVQYYLHYTLVLVILSGMLVLGMYHVLIQRFKLEYFRRVTAVGYSCVVFGWMTILSVKQPSSKLDLFGFLSLPISFAPFESLIFTSIIVPQASFLGHLSGIVIGYAIAWGLIHGMNNYWAISMLGWIAVVFTFSLKKSGTFDFSFLEVETITDSSLPSVRFLAAGNGRTLQMASLPDAGPNLV